Proteins encoded together in one Streptomyces umbrinus window:
- a CDS encoding protein-tyrosine phosphatase family protein, producing MSEGWDEGTAGVLRLPSGRLVRGRGLRHGLDPSAVPPTYGLYLLGKQPPEVPWDTRWLKWPDFWLPRDRADARKVLTATWGRAADSGERVEVACGGGRGRTGTALACLAVLDGVPPEEAVEFVRRNYDRHAVETPWQRTYVRRFEEGAGPGS from the coding sequence ATGAGCGAGGGCTGGGACGAGGGGACGGCCGGCGTACTGCGGCTGCCGTCCGGGCGGTTGGTCCGGGGCCGGGGGCTGCGGCACGGGCTCGACCCCTCGGCGGTCCCGCCGACGTACGGCCTCTATCTCCTCGGCAAACAGCCGCCCGAAGTCCCTTGGGACACACGGTGGTTGAAGTGGCCGGACTTCTGGCTGCCCAGGGACAGGGCGGACGCGCGGAAGGTCCTCACGGCGACCTGGGGGCGGGCCGCGGATTCCGGCGAGCGTGTCGAGGTCGCCTGCGGGGGCGGTCGCGGACGGACCGGCACGGCACTGGCCTGCCTCGCCGTCCTGGACGGCGTACCGCCCGAGGAGGCCGTGGAGTTCGTACGACGGAACTACGACCGCCACGCCGTGGAGACGCCGTGGCAGCGGACATACGTACGTCGGTTCGAGGAGGGAGCGGGGCCCGGTTCATGA
- a CDS encoding abortive phage infection protein — MENTGNDKAESAGISRARFMGAAAVMGVGAAVGLPAAGASASTRPSRSPSPSPRAAAGGPRGLTHRGVVYTVGAGETPGTAWSGRRMRGDIRVIADDLHADTVEVTGDGVERLNATASEAAERGLHVWLQPTLGDVPEREILEHLAEAGRHGERLRKQGARVTLAVGCEFWLFVPGIVPGADVFERIDNLEKGNFDLAKVQKRLAAFTAKAAAAGRSVFRGRLSYAAMQDPTFENVDWNLFDIVGIDYYSYFPQRADYVRELRKFQRWGKPLAITEFGTCTFVGAPEQGGMGWSIVDYGKTPPEIKGNVVRSERVQAAYLTDLLDVFESMNLHAAMAFEFVTADAPHRPDKPLYDLDMASYAIVKPIKDRPDDPESGWHWEPKESFHAVARHYGRAGC; from the coding sequence ATGGAGAACACGGGGAACGACAAGGCCGAGAGCGCAGGGATCAGCAGGGCGCGGTTCATGGGGGCAGCGGCGGTCATGGGGGTCGGAGCGGCGGTGGGACTGCCGGCCGCCGGGGCGTCGGCCTCGACGCGCCCGTCCCGGTCGCCCTCTCCGTCGCCGCGAGCCGCCGCCGGTGGGCCGCGCGGGCTCACGCACCGAGGCGTCGTCTACACCGTCGGGGCCGGGGAGACCCCGGGGACGGCGTGGAGCGGGCGGAGGATGCGCGGCGACATCCGGGTGATCGCGGACGACCTGCACGCCGACACCGTCGAGGTCACCGGGGACGGGGTCGAGCGGCTGAACGCCACGGCGAGCGAGGCCGCCGAGCGCGGGCTGCACGTCTGGCTGCAGCCGACGCTGGGGGACGTGCCGGAGCGGGAGATCCTGGAGCACCTGGCGGAGGCGGGCAGGCACGGGGAGCGACTGCGGAAGCAGGGCGCCCGCGTCACCCTCGCCGTGGGGTGCGAGTTCTGGCTGTTCGTGCCGGGGATCGTGCCGGGGGCCGACGTCTTCGAGCGGATCGACAACCTGGAGAAGGGCAACTTCGATCTGGCGAAGGTGCAGAAGCGGCTGGCCGCGTTCACCGCGAAGGCGGCGGCGGCCGGACGGTCCGTCTTCCGCGGCAGGCTCAGTTACGCCGCCATGCAGGACCCGACGTTCGAGAACGTCGACTGGAACCTCTTCGACATCGTGGGCATCGACTACTACTCGTACTTCCCGCAACGAGCCGACTACGTCCGTGAGTTGAGGAAGTTCCAGCGCTGGGGCAAGCCGCTCGCCATCACCGAGTTCGGCACCTGTACGTTCGTCGGCGCCCCGGAACAGGGCGGAATGGGCTGGAGCATCGTCGACTACGGCAAGACACCACCGGAGATCAAGGGGAACGTGGTGCGCAGTGAACGCGTTCAGGCCGCGTACCTCACCGATCTCCTCGACGTCTTCGAGTCGATGAACCTGCATGCGGCGATGGCGTTCGAGTTCGTCACCGCCGACGCTCCGCATCGCCCCGACAAGCCGCTCTACGACCTCGACATGGCCTCGTACGCCATCGTCAAGCCCATCAAGGACCGCCCCGACGACCCCGAATCCGGCTGGCACTGGGAGCCCAAGGAGTCATTCCACGCGGTGGCCCGGCACTACGGCCGGGCGGGCTGCTGA
- a CDS encoding class I SAM-dependent methyltransferase: MPMNRAHRRLCSSEKWARTTRDHILPWTLTDVPLGDDVLEIGPGYGANLRVLIEQVPRVTAVEIDEGTAALLERKWGDRATILHADGAAMPLPDESFSSVVCFVMLHHVPTAAQQDRIFAEAHRVLRPGGVFAGCDSQPSFRFRVLHFRDTMNTVDPTGLPDRLAKAGFEDVSVDRHPESGAVRFRATRP, from the coding sequence ATGCCGATGAACCGAGCACACCGCAGACTGTGCAGCTCCGAGAAGTGGGCCCGGACGACGAGGGACCACATCCTCCCCTGGACCCTGACGGACGTACCCCTCGGCGACGACGTACTGGAGATCGGTCCGGGCTACGGCGCGAATCTGCGCGTACTGATCGAGCAGGTCCCCCGTGTCACGGCCGTCGAGATCGACGAGGGCACGGCCGCCCTGCTGGAGCGGAAGTGGGGCGACCGGGCCACGATCCTGCACGCCGACGGAGCCGCGATGCCACTGCCGGACGAGAGCTTCTCCTCCGTCGTCTGCTTCGTGATGCTGCACCACGTGCCGACGGCCGCCCAGCAGGACCGGATCTTCGCGGAGGCGCACCGCGTGCTGCGCCCCGGCGGTGTCTTCGCCGGGTGCGACAGCCAGCCGAGTTTCCGGTTCCGGGTGCTGCACTTCCGGGACACGATGAACACGGTGGATCCGACCGGCCTCCCGGACCGTCTCGCGAAGGCGGGCTTCGAGGACGTGTCGGTGGACCGGCACCCCGAATCCGGTGCCGTCCGCTTCCGCGCCACCCGCCCGTGA
- a CDS encoding AraC family transcriptional regulator — translation MSPDGQPDGRPGAQPVGRSAATAIFIGHFAMPRGSGFGRHWHTFHQLAWAAKGLLRVTSERGAWLLPPSLALWIPAGLAHTTKAEGDAVMRTPYVNPAACPEITWTEPTVVGVDPLLRALVDHLVRTDLAPDARSRAEAVLLDVLRPVPVTSVSVTEPRDPRTRAVARALVQHPDDGRALEAWGREVGASARTLARLFVAETGLAFGQWRERLRMQLAMPLLAEGLTTEAVARRVGYASASSFVAAFRRIVGVTPRQYFPV, via the coding sequence ATGTCGCCAGACGGACAGCCGGACGGACGGCCGGGCGCACAGCCTGTCGGGCGGTCGGCCGCCACCGCGATCTTCATCGGCCACTTCGCGATGCCGAGGGGCAGCGGGTTCGGCCGGCACTGGCACACGTTCCACCAACTCGCCTGGGCCGCAAAGGGGTTGCTGCGGGTGACCAGTGAGCGCGGCGCCTGGCTGCTGCCGCCGTCGCTGGCGCTCTGGATCCCCGCCGGGCTGGCCCATACGACGAAGGCGGAGGGCGACGCCGTCATGCGGACTCCGTACGTGAACCCGGCGGCGTGCCCGGAGATCACCTGGACCGAACCCACGGTGGTGGGCGTGGACCCGCTGCTCCGGGCACTCGTCGACCACCTCGTACGCACCGATCTCGCCCCGGACGCCCGGTCGCGGGCCGAAGCCGTACTCCTCGACGTACTGCGTCCCGTACCGGTGACGAGCGTGTCCGTGACCGAACCCCGGGATCCCCGGACGCGGGCGGTGGCCCGGGCGCTCGTCCAACATCCGGACGACGGGCGGGCGTTGGAGGCCTGGGGCAGGGAGGTCGGCGCGAGCGCCCGTACGCTGGCCCGGCTCTTCGTCGCCGAGACGGGCCTCGCCTTCGGCCAGTGGCGCGAACGCCTGCGCATGCAGCTCGCGATGCCGCTCCTCGCCGAGGGGCTGACGACGGAGGCGGTGGCCCGGCGGGTGGGATACGCCTCCGCCAGTTCGTTCGTGGCGGCGTTCCGGCGGATCGTGGGCGTCACGCCCCGGCAGTACTTCCCGGTCTGA
- a CDS encoding CGNR zinc finger domain-containing protein — protein MAALPDDWSTRHSVLANARRTAALINTLSSADDRAPQPRQVAEVLREYGESEPVELAPDDVVRMRAAALLLREVFAAEDVDAAAAALNRLLAEQTGPLRLTSHGGSAPWHPHLDSHDDAPWNEWFLTSSCLALTVLLWDHQRPPGGLCASPACRNVYLTSGPGPARRYCSRRCATRERVAAHRRGQRATDTESGSGSGNS, from the coding sequence ATGGCAGCCCTCCCCGACGACTGGTCCACACGGCACTCCGTCCTGGCCAACGCCCGGCGCACCGCGGCCCTGATCAACACCCTGTCCAGTGCGGACGACCGGGCGCCCCAGCCCAGACAAGTGGCCGAAGTACTGCGGGAGTACGGCGAGTCGGAGCCCGTCGAGCTCGCCCCGGACGACGTCGTACGGATGCGTGCGGCCGCTCTCCTCCTCCGTGAGGTCTTCGCAGCCGAGGACGTCGACGCCGCCGCGGCAGCCCTCAACCGCCTGCTGGCGGAACAGACCGGACCGCTGCGGCTCACCTCGCACGGCGGCAGCGCTCCGTGGCACCCCCACCTCGACAGCCACGACGACGCCCCCTGGAACGAGTGGTTCCTGACCTCGTCCTGTCTGGCGCTGACCGTCCTCCTCTGGGACCACCAGCGCCCGCCCGGCGGCCTCTGCGCCTCCCCCGCCTGCCGGAACGTCTACCTCACCTCGGGCCCGGGCCCGGCTCGCCGCTACTGCTCCCGCCGCTGCGCCACCCGCGAACGCGTCGCGGCCCACCGCCGGGGGCAGAGGGCCACGGACACCGAATCGGGCTCGGGCTCCGGCAACTCGTAG
- a CDS encoding MFS transporter yields the protein MKRRYAMGSFLAGAAAARAGDEMSGPALLLAGYAVGGSATEASALLAGITVSAAVGGPLLGALLDRSPRPGRLLARALALYGTGLVLILLSLGRLPLELTVLIAVFTGLLGPALSGGWTAQLPRVVPRGRMPRANALDAMTFSLASLVGPALAGGLAHLLGAPAAVVASAALIACALPAAWTLPTGRGRDQDRDRGRDGYRDRDCDRGKTQPAASLTADLAAGIRAITRTRPLARATLASVISCTGLGMLITCTPLLGERAFGSAAEGTLLLTCTAVSALAANAVRARRPRAIAPDTIIWGSTLLLAAALVLSATGHPVLVIAAALTAGVGEGPQLAALLAIRHRESPERLRSQVFMTGASLKITGFALGAAVAGPLATHSLPTALLTAAGVQLVAGLSCVVSTGSYEHDSDGGSPGT from the coding sequence ATGAAGAGGCGTTACGCGATGGGGTCCTTCCTCGCCGGGGCGGCAGCGGCGCGGGCGGGCGACGAGATGTCCGGTCCCGCGCTGTTGCTGGCGGGCTACGCGGTCGGAGGGTCGGCCACGGAGGCGTCGGCGCTGCTCGCGGGCATCACGGTCTCGGCGGCGGTCGGCGGCCCGTTGCTCGGAGCGCTCCTCGACAGGTCCCCGAGGCCGGGCCGCCTGCTGGCCCGGGCCCTCGCCCTGTACGGAACGGGCCTGGTGCTGATCCTCCTGAGCCTCGGCCGCCTTCCCCTCGAACTCACCGTCCTGATCGCCGTGTTCACGGGACTGCTCGGGCCGGCCCTCTCCGGCGGCTGGACCGCCCAACTCCCCAGGGTCGTGCCCCGCGGGCGCATGCCCCGCGCGAACGCGCTCGACGCGATGACGTTCAGCCTGGCGAGCCTGGTCGGCCCGGCACTCGCCGGAGGGCTCGCACACCTCCTCGGAGCACCGGCCGCCGTGGTGGCGTCGGCGGCGCTGATCGCCTGCGCCCTGCCTGCGGCGTGGACCCTGCCGACGGGCCGCGGCCGGGACCAGGATCGAGACCGGGGCCGGGACGGCTACCGCGACCGGGACTGCGACCGGGGCAAGACCCAACCGGCCGCATCCCTGACCGCCGACCTGGCCGCCGGAATCCGCGCCATCACCCGCACCCGACCGCTGGCCCGGGCCACTCTCGCCTCGGTCATCTCCTGCACGGGCCTGGGCATGCTGATCACCTGCACCCCGCTGCTCGGTGAGCGGGCCTTCGGCTCGGCCGCCGAGGGCACGCTGCTCCTGACCTGCACGGCGGTCTCGGCCCTCGCCGCCAACGCCGTACGCGCACGCCGTCCCCGCGCCATCGCGCCGGACACGATCATCTGGGGCAGCACGCTGCTCCTGGCGGCCGCGCTCGTACTGTCCGCGACGGGCCACCCGGTGCTGGTCATCGCAGCGGCGCTGACGGCGGGCGTGGGTGAAGGCCCGCAACTCGCCGCGTTGTTGGCGATCCGGCACCGGGAGTCACCGGAACGCCTCCGCAGCCAGGTCTTCATGACAGGCGCGAGCCTCAAGATCACCGGCTTCGCCCTCGGCGCGGCCGTCGCCGGCCCGCTCGCGACGCACTCACTGCCGACCGCACTCCTGACGGCCGCGGGGGTTCAGCTCGTAGCGGGCCTGAGCTGCGTTGTGTCAACAGGTTCGTATGAGCATGACAGCGACGGTGGAAGCCCGGGAACATGA
- a CDS encoding peptidoglycan-binding protein, giving the protein MRTLTRTLVGATAVAGIVVGSLAGASSGFAATEAATKPATTPAASAEAVSPLAVDNHGLSTGEARNVQCWLMDDWGYPGPLNGQLDTESWKAMQRFLQANWGYPGPINGIPGVGTDRALLLFLTADYGYPGPIDGIWGPRATVSFKKFAAWCARSC; this is encoded by the coding sequence GTGCGGACTTTGACGAGAACGTTAGTCGGCGCCACGGCGGTCGCCGGGATCGTCGTCGGCAGCCTTGCCGGTGCGAGCAGTGGTTTCGCGGCGACCGAGGCGGCCACGAAGCCGGCCACGACGCCGGCGGCGAGCGCCGAGGCCGTCAGCCCGCTCGCGGTGGACAACCACGGTCTGTCCACGGGGGAAGCCAGGAACGTCCAGTGCTGGCTGATGGACGACTGGGGTTACCCCGGCCCCCTCAACGGCCAGTTGGACACCGAAAGTTGGAAGGCGATGCAGCGCTTCCTCCAGGCGAACTGGGGGTACCCCGGCCCGATCAACGGAATCCCCGGGGTCGGCACCGACAGGGCCTTGCTGCTTTTCCTGACGGCCGACTACGGCTACCCCGGCCCGATCGACGGAATCTGGGGCCCCCGCGCCACGGTCTCCTTCAAGAAGTTCGCCGCGTGGTGCGCCAGGTCCTGCTGA
- a CDS encoding DUF397 domain-containing protein: MREYDLSNARWRKSTYSGGSGGESCVEVAYDFIGAARWRKSTYSGGDGGEACLEVADGVPGVVPVRDSKSPDGPVLLVSAHAWRAFVGEVTRRCAG, from the coding sequence ATGCGCGAGTACGACCTGAGTAATGCCAGGTGGCGCAAGAGCACCTACAGCGGCGGCAGCGGAGGCGAGTCCTGCGTCGAGGTCGCCTACGACTTCATAGGCGCCGCCCGCTGGCGCAAGAGCACCTACAGCGGCGGCGACGGCGGCGAGGCGTGCCTCGAAGTCGCCGACGGAGTCCCCGGCGTCGTGCCCGTCCGGGACAGCAAGTCCCCTGACGGTCCCGTCCTGTTGGTGTCCGCGCACGCGTGGCGCGCGTTCGTCGGAGAAGTGACGCGGCGCTGCGCCGGTTGA
- a CDS encoding DUF1266 domain-containing protein produces MAIWIWKRRRQKAARKYPVPLTMHQLWMVSLSAPVNRDRDASRTTLYPFTRIDDDRAGRWLADQWEIASRDELVGRLDGLARTGYRAGARRRLGVEPLAWDAGLYVDITRRGFACGMLGEADAWTALKNIVPAVVRSYASWNEYAEHYLLGRMVWRENLRGTPDAPAPQAVSDAHLKSLLDPANRASPWNMAPWHAISHPDHTR; encoded by the coding sequence ATGGCGATATGGATATGGAAACGTCGCAGGCAGAAGGCCGCGCGAAAGTACCCCGTTCCGCTCACCATGCACCAGCTGTGGATGGTGTCGCTCAGCGCGCCGGTGAACCGTGACCGGGACGCCTCGCGGACGACCCTGTACCCGTTCACCCGCATCGACGACGACAGGGCCGGGCGCTGGCTGGCCGACCAGTGGGAGATCGCCTCGCGTGACGAACTGGTCGGCCGGCTCGACGGCCTCGCCCGGACCGGCTACCGCGCCGGCGCCCGGCGGCGGCTCGGCGTCGAACCTCTGGCGTGGGACGCGGGTCTGTACGTCGACATCACCCGCCGGGGCTTCGCGTGCGGGATGCTCGGCGAGGCCGACGCGTGGACCGCGCTGAAGAACATCGTCCCGGCGGTGGTGAGGTCGTACGCCTCCTGGAACGAGTACGCCGAGCACTATCTGCTGGGCAGGATGGTCTGGCGGGAGAATCTGCGGGGCACCCCGGACGCACCCGCCCCGCAGGCGGTCTCGGACGCCCATCTGAAGTCCCTCCTGGACCCCGCGAACCGGGCCAGCCCCTGGAACATGGCGCCCTGGCACGCGATCAGCCACCCCGACCACACCCGCTGA
- the recO gene encoding DNA repair protein RecO gives MSLFRDDGVVLRTQKLGEADRIITLLTRGHGRVRAVARGVRRTKSKFGARLEPFSHVDVQFFARGSELIGRGLPLCTQSETIAPYGGGIVADYARYTAGTAMLETAERFTDHEGEPAVQQYLLLVGGLRTLAQGEHEPHLILDAFLLRSLAVNGYAPSFGDCAKCGMPGPNRFFSVAAGGSVCVDCRVPGSVVPSAGALELLAALLTGDWATADACEPRYVREGSGLVSAYLHWHLERGLRSLRYVEK, from the coding sequence ATGAGTCTCTTCCGGGACGACGGTGTTGTCCTGCGCACCCAGAAGCTGGGCGAGGCGGACCGCATCATCACGTTGCTCACTCGCGGTCACGGGCGCGTACGTGCCGTCGCGCGAGGCGTGCGGCGGACCAAGTCGAAGTTCGGGGCGCGGCTCGAACCCTTCTCCCACGTCGACGTGCAGTTCTTCGCGCGGGGGAGCGAGCTGATCGGGCGCGGGCTGCCGCTGTGCACACAGAGCGAGACGATCGCTCCGTACGGTGGCGGGATCGTCGCCGACTACGCGCGGTACACCGCCGGGACGGCCATGCTGGAGACCGCCGAGCGGTTCACCGACCACGAGGGCGAGCCGGCCGTGCAGCAGTATCTGCTGCTGGTGGGCGGACTGCGGACGCTCGCGCAGGGCGAGCACGAGCCGCACCTCATCCTCGACGCCTTCCTGCTGCGCTCACTCGCCGTGAACGGCTACGCGCCGAGCTTCGGCGACTGCGCGAAGTGCGGCATGCCGGGACCGAATCGGTTCTTCTCGGTCGCCGCGGGAGGTTCCGTCTGCGTCGACTGCCGGGTGCCCGGCAGCGTCGTACCCTCGGCGGGGGCCCTCGAACTGCTCGCCGCGCTGCTGACGGGGGACTGGGCGACCGCGGACGCGTGCGAGCCGCGGTACGTCCGGGAGGGCAGCGGTCTGGTGTCGGCCTATCTGCACTGGCACCTGGAGCGCGGACTGCGCTCGCTGCGGTACGTAGAGAAATAG
- a CDS encoding isoprenyl transferase, with translation MVVRGILGRQRREYKTPEPHPSGARSPKLPGELIPNHVACVMDGNGRWAKERGLPRTEGHRVGEGVVMDVLKGCLELGVKNLSLYAFSTENWKRSPEEVRFLMNFNKDVIRRRRDEMDELGIRIRWVGRMPKLWKSVVQELQIAQEQTQKNDAMTLYFCVNYGGRAELADAAKALAADVAAGKLDPDKVTEKTIQKYLYYPDMPDVDLFLRPSGEQRTSNYLIWQSSYAEMVFQDVLWPDFDRRDLWRACVEYASRDRRFGGAVPNEDLLAMEEGMRGRPEGA, from the coding sequence ATGGTGGTACGCGGGATCCTGGGGCGCCAGCGCCGCGAGTACAAGACGCCGGAGCCGCACCCGTCCGGCGCCCGCTCGCCCAAGCTCCCCGGCGAGCTGATCCCGAACCACGTGGCGTGCGTGATGGACGGGAACGGCCGCTGGGCCAAGGAGCGCGGGCTGCCGCGCACCGAGGGGCACCGGGTCGGCGAGGGCGTCGTCATGGACGTCCTCAAGGGCTGTCTGGAGCTGGGCGTCAAGAACCTCTCGCTGTACGCCTTCTCGACGGAGAACTGGAAGCGGTCGCCCGAGGAGGTCCGCTTCCTGATGAACTTCAACAAGGACGTCATCCGGCGCCGCCGCGACGAGATGGACGAGCTCGGCATCCGGATCCGCTGGGTCGGCCGCATGCCCAAGCTGTGGAAGTCCGTCGTCCAGGAGCTCCAGATCGCCCAGGAGCAGACGCAGAAGAACGACGCGATGACGTTGTACTTCTGCGTCAACTACGGCGGCCGCGCCGAACTCGCCGATGCCGCGAAGGCGCTGGCCGCGGATGTCGCCGCCGGGAAGCTCGACCCGGACAAGGTCACCGAGAAGACCATCCAGAAGTACCTCTACTACCCGGACATGCCGGACGTGGACCTGTTCCTGCGCCCGAGCGGCGAGCAGCGCACCTCCAACTACCTGATCTGGCAGTCCAGTTACGCCGAGATGGTCTTCCAGGACGTCCTGTGGCCCGACTTCGACCGCCGCGACCTGTGGCGTGCCTGCGTGGAGTACGCCTCCCGCGACCGCCGCTTCGGCGGAGCCGTCCCCAACGAGGACCTCCTGGCAATGGAAGAGGGCATGCGGGGGCGCCCCGAAGGGGCCTGA
- a CDS encoding Fur family transcriptional regulator produces MTTAGPPVRGRSTRQRAAVAAALDEVDEFRSAQDLHDMLKHKGDSVGLTTVYRTLQSLADAGEVDVLRTSDGESVYRRCESGDHHHHLVCRVCGKAVEVEGPAVEKWAEAIAAEHGYVSVAHTVEIFGTCAECAARAKG; encoded by the coding sequence GTGACTACCGCTGGACCGCCCGTTCGGGGCCGTTCCACCCGGCAGCGTGCCGCCGTGGCGGCGGCGCTCGACGAGGTGGACGAGTTCCGCAGCGCCCAGGACCTGCACGACATGCTCAAGCACAAGGGCGACTCCGTCGGGCTGACCACGGTGTATCGCACGCTTCAGTCCCTTGCCGACGCGGGCGAGGTCGATGTCCTGCGCACGTCGGACGGCGAATCCGTGTACCGCCGCTGTGAGAGCGGCGACCACCATCACCACCTCGTGTGCCGTGTCTGTGGCAAGGCCGTCGAGGTGGAGGGTCCGGCCGTGGAGAAGTGGGCGGAGGCCATCGCGGCGGAGCACGGCTATGTGAGCGTGGCCCATACGGTGGAGATCTTCGGCACCTGTGCGGAGTGCGCTGCGCGCGCCAAGGGGTAG
- a CDS encoding metal ABC transporter permease, protein MNLEILDYAFMQRALLAAVLVGITAPAVGIYLVQRRQALLGDGIGHVAMTGVGLGFLLSWSPVWMATAVSVVGAILMELIRWYGKTRGDIALAMLFYGGMAGGVMFINLAPGGSNANLTSYLFGSLSTVSEEDVTAICLLAAFVVLVTVGLRRQLFAVSQDEEFARVTGLPVRALNLLTAVTAAVTVTVAMRVVGLLLVSALMVVPVAAAQQLSRSFAATFAIAVAIGVSVTIGGTVTSYYQDVPPGATIVLLTIGVFILLTALATPLARRRARAAAQAAAQEAGDPAECAIPATRTPTGKVGV, encoded by the coding sequence ATGAACCTCGAAATCCTCGACTACGCCTTCATGCAGCGGGCCCTGCTCGCCGCGGTCCTCGTCGGCATCACCGCACCCGCCGTCGGCATCTACCTCGTGCAGCGCCGCCAGGCCCTGCTGGGCGACGGCATCGGCCATGTCGCGATGACCGGCGTCGGCCTCGGCTTCCTGCTCTCCTGGTCCCCGGTGTGGATGGCCACGGCCGTCTCCGTGGTCGGCGCGATCCTGATGGAACTGATCCGCTGGTACGGCAAGACGCGCGGCGACATCGCGCTGGCGATGCTGTTCTACGGGGGCATGGCGGGCGGCGTGATGTTCATCAACCTCGCGCCCGGCGGCTCCAACGCCAACCTGACCTCGTACCTCTTCGGCTCGCTCTCCACGGTCTCCGAGGAGGACGTGACGGCGATCTGTCTGCTGGCGGCCTTCGTCGTGCTCGTCACGGTCGGGCTGCGGCGGCAGCTGTTCGCGGTGAGCCAGGACGAGGAGTTCGCGCGGGTCACCGGGCTGCCGGTGCGCGCCCTGAACCTGCTCACGGCCGTCACCGCGGCGGTCACCGTCACGGTCGCCATGCGGGTCGTCGGCCTGCTGCTGGTCTCCGCGCTGATGGTGGTGCCGGTGGCCGCCGCGCAGCAGCTCAGCCGCAGTTTCGCCGCCACGTTCGCGATCGCGGTGGCGATCGGGGTGAGCGTGACCATCGGCGGCACGGTGACCTCGTACTACCAGGACGTGCCGCCCGGTGCGACGATCGTCCTGCTGACCATCGGCGTGTTCATCCTGCTCACGGCGTTGGCGACACCACTGGCCCGGCGCAGGGCGCGGGCCGCCGCGCAGGCCGCGGCCCAGGAGGCCGGCGATCCGGCGGAGTGCGCGATTCCGGCCACGCGCACACCCACCGGAAAGGTCGGCGTCTGA
- a CDS encoding metal ABC transporter ATP-binding protein has product MKDGGTRDEPGASPVISLRGVTAELGSRPVLRGIDLTVNRGEVVALLGANGSGKSTAVRTVIGQVPVTSGEIELFGTPRRRFRDWSRVGYVPQRTTAAGGVPATVTEVVSSGRLSRARFGVLRRADREAVQRAIALVGLADRAKDSVNALSGGQHQRVLIARALAAGPELLIMDEPMAGVDLASQEVLAETLREQVSQGASVLLVLHELGPLEPLINRAVVLRDGCVMHDGPPPQALGQHALPGHDHVHPHAAHDAEPIRTGLLS; this is encoded by the coding sequence ATGAAGGACGGCGGCACGAGGGACGAGCCCGGCGCATCGCCCGTCATATCCCTGCGCGGTGTGACGGCCGAGCTCGGCTCACGCCCCGTCCTGCGCGGTATCGACCTCACCGTGAACCGCGGTGAGGTCGTCGCGCTGCTCGGCGCCAACGGCTCCGGCAAGTCGACGGCCGTCCGCACGGTCATCGGCCAAGTGCCGGTCACCAGCGGCGAGATCGAGCTGTTCGGTACCCCGCGGCGCCGCTTCCGCGACTGGTCGCGCGTGGGTTACGTACCGCAGCGCACGACCGCCGCCGGCGGCGTACCGGCCACGGTGACCGAGGTGGTGTCCTCCGGGCGGCTGTCCCGGGCCCGCTTCGGTGTCCTGCGCAGGGCCGACCGCGAGGCGGTTCAGCGGGCCATCGCCCTGGTCGGCCTCGCGGACCGGGCCAAGGACTCGGTGAACGCGCTGTCCGGCGGGCAGCACCAGCGCGTACTCATCGCCCGTGCCCTCGCCGCCGGACCCGAACTGCTGATCATGGACGAGCCGATGGCGGGCGTGGACCTGGCCAGCCAGGAGGTGCTCGCGGAGACCCTGCGAGAGCAGGTCTCCCAGGGCGCCTCCGTCCTGCTCGTCCTGCACGAACTGGGCCCGCTGGAGCCGCTGATCAACCGCGCGGTCGTGCTGCGCGACGGCTGCGTCATGCACGACGGCCCGCCCCCGCAGGCACTCGGCCAGCACGCGCTGCCCGGCCACGACCACGTACACCCCCACGCGGCTCACGACGCCGAACCGATCCGGACGGGACTGCTGAGCTGA